In the Candidatus Poribacteria bacterium genome, one interval contains:
- a CDS encoding threonylcarbamoyl-AMP synthase — protein MRRCQVPNHLIESQGKIKKAVQCLKSGGIVAIPTDTVYGLGADPFNPTAVQKLYTVKGRPDGNPIPLVLGSVTDIHRFSRNLPDFFFHLTDRFWPGGLTIVIESKGLLPVLTAGGKTVGVRIPDNPLLLEILQAFGGPMAITSANLSGKPPATSIQEIGGELASRIDMVVDGGKTPGPIPSTVYDISVSPPLVRRHGVISEETLAKEFVCYSKR, from the coding sequence GTGAGAAGATGTCAAGTTCCAAATCACCTAATCGAATCGCAAGGAAAAATTAAAAAAGCCGTCCAATGCCTAAAGTCAGGCGGTATTGTCGCTATTCCCACCGACACCGTCTATGGGTTAGGAGCCGACCCGTTTAATCCAACTGCCGTGCAAAAACTCTACACGGTGAAGGGGCGCCCGGATGGGAATCCGATTCCGCTGGTTCTCGGTTCCGTTACGGATATCCATCGCTTCTCTCGAAACCTACCGGATTTCTTCTTCCACCTCACAGATCGGTTTTGGCCCGGCGGTTTGACGATCGTCATTGAAAGCAAGGGGCTACTGCCCGTATTAACCGCTGGCGGGAAGACGGTCGGCGTCCGGATTCCAGATAATCCGTTACTTTTAGAAATCCTCCAGGCGTTTGGGGGACCGATGGCAATAACGAGCGCGAATCTTTCTGGAAAACCGCCCGCCACTTCTATCCAAGAAATCGGTGGAGAACTCGCCTCACGCATTGATATGGTCGTCGATGGTGGGAAGACGCCGGGGCCTATCCCTTCCACAGTTTACGACATTTCCGTCTCGCCGCCACTCGTTCGACGACACGGCGTGATTTCAGAAGAAACACTCGCCAAGGAGTTCGTGTGCTACAGCAAGCGTTAA
- a CDS encoding Gfo/Idh/MocA family oxidoreductase: MDNLNVGIVGLGWVAGAHIEAFKAVTDSDVTAICSRREHDESVLAETYGTPLKAYTDFDKMLADPDVHIIDICTPHPFHAEQAIAAAQAGKHLIIEKPICLTYEDAKAIRDAVKSTGVNVCVCFECRYSAHFTMIRSVIDNGLLGELHYAEVDYYHGIGPWYGQYEWNIKKDFGGSTLLTAGCHALDALLFFMDGNVEEVTSYHTQSTGAYFQPYEYKTTSVSLLKFEGGGKIGKVTSCVDCLQPYYFHIHLVGSEGSLLDNRIYSAKLHGMDKSRWSTLETSLIDSGDVSDHPYEPQFQAFVDSIRRDEPMPLTDFDTAFETHRVVFASDMSAEASGRTVKLSELA; encoded by the coding sequence ATGGATAATTTAAACGTTGGAATTGTCGGGCTCGGTTGGGTAGCCGGTGCTCATATCGAAGCCTTCAAAGCGGTTACAGATTCGGATGTGACTGCCATCTGCTCGCGTCGGGAACATGATGAATCTGTGCTAGCAGAAACATACGGAACACCTCTCAAAGCCTATACCGATTTTGACAAAATGCTTGCGGATCCGGATGTCCACATCATTGATATTTGTACGCCACATCCCTTTCATGCTGAACAAGCCATCGCTGCTGCTCAAGCGGGAAAACACCTCATCATAGAGAAGCCCATCTGCCTTACCTATGAAGATGCAAAAGCCATCCGTGATGCTGTCAAAAGTACAGGCGTCAACGTCTGTGTCTGTTTCGAGTGTCGATACAGTGCCCACTTTACGATGATCCGCTCCGTAATCGACAACGGATTACTCGGGGAACTCCACTATGCCGAAGTCGACTACTACCACGGCATCGGACCGTGGTATGGACAATACGAATGGAACATCAAAAAAGACTTTGGCGGTAGCACCCTACTCACCGCCGGCTGTCACGCCCTCGATGCCCTCCTTTTCTTTATGGATGGAAACGTTGAAGAGGTAACAAGTTACCATACGCAATCCACAGGCGCGTATTTTCAACCCTACGAATATAAAACAACGAGCGTCAGTCTCCTTAAGTTTGAAGGTGGCGGAAAAATCGGCAAAGTCACCTCCTGTGTCGATTGTTTACAACCGTATTACTTCCATATCCATCTCGTCGGTAGCGAGGGAAGCTTGCTTGACAATCGTATTTATTCTGCGAAACTCCACGGTATGGATAAGAGTCGATGGAGTACGCTTGAGACCTCGCTTATTGATTCTGGCGATGTCAGCGATCATCCATATGAACCGCAATTCCAAGCGTTCGTAGACAGCATCAGACGCGATGAGCCGATGCCACTGACCGACTTTGACACCGCATTCGAAACACATCGCGTCGTCTTTGCTTCTGACATGTCCGCAGAAGCGAGTGGCAGAACCGTTAAACTGTCCGAACTCGCTTAA